In Macadamia integrifolia cultivar HAES 741 chromosome 13, SCU_Mint_v3, whole genome shotgun sequence, one DNA window encodes the following:
- the LOC122058915 gene encoding stigma-specific STIG1-like protein 3, with the protein MREAMKIFFIIVIAMALAVKSYSTEDHSMFARKFISAKRVSRFLADEKNPRASDHCHKDNDVCYEDGSEETTCCNNKCVDLKNDSKNCGSCKNKCKYTYTCCDGECVDLSFDKRHCGECDKKCMTGGYCIYGTCDYA; encoded by the coding sequence ATGAGAGAAGCAATGAAGATATTCTTTATCATAGTCATAGCCATGGCTTTAGCTGTTAAGAGTTACAGTACTGAGGATCATTCTATGTTTGCAAGGAAATTCATTTCCGCGAAAAGGGTAAGTCGATTTCTTGCTGATGAGAAGAACCCAAGAGCTTCAGACCATTGCCACAAAGACAATGATGTATGCTATGAAGATGGGAGTGAAGAAACTACTTGCTGCAACAACAAATGTGTGGACTTGAAGAATGACTCCAAGAACTGTGGATCCTGCAAGAATAAGTGCAAATATACTTACACATGTTGTGATGGTGAGTGTGTGGATCTGTCTTTCGACAAGAGGCATTGTGGAGAATGCGACAAGAAGTGTATGACTGGAGGCTACTGTATATATGGGACGTGCGATTACGCTTAA
- the LOC122059865 gene encoding protein usf-like yields the protein MGSLVKAKTLTSGLLAHARTSFPSPLSASRLQIRSMADSAASQLKQIQIKRDDTTFDAYVVGKEDAPGIVVLQEWWGIDYEIKNHAHKISQLAPGYRALIPDLYRGKVGLEVAEAQHLMDGLDWQGAVKDIHASVGWLKANGSKKVGVTGFCMGGALSIASAVLVPEVDAVVAFYGVPSSELADPAQAKAPVQAHFGELDNFVGFSDVTAAKALEEKLKASGLPYEVHIYPGNGHAFMNRSPDAVKRRKGMGLTDEDEDAVELAWSRFQTWMSRFLSP from the exons ATGGGATCACTTGTTAAAGCTAAAACCCTCACCTCCGGACTCCTAGCTCACGCACGGACGTCCTTCCCGTCTCCTCTTTCTGCTTCTCGTCTCCAAATCCGCTCCATGGCTGACTCTGCGGCTTCCCAATTGAAGCAAATTCAGATTAAGAGGGACGACACT ACATTTGATGCATATGTCGTTGGCAAAGAAGATGCTCCTGGGATAGTGGTGTTGCAAGAGTGGTGGGGAATTGACTATGAGATTAAGAACCATGCCCATAAAATTTCACAACTGGCTCCTGGTTACAGAGCACTCATCCCAGA TTTGTATCGTGGAAAGGTCGGTTTAGAAGTTGCAGAAGCACAGCATCTAATGGATGGCCTTGATTGGCAAGGTGCTGTTAAGGATATCCATGCTTCTGTTGGTTGGCTTAAAGCAAATGGTTCAAAAAAG GTCGGCGTAACAGGATTTTGCATGGGTGGTGCTCTTTCCATTGCTAGTGCTGTTCTGGTTCCTGAAGTTGATGCTGTTGTTGCTTTCTATGGAGTTCCTTCGTCAGAACTGGCAGACCCTGCTCAAGCCAAGGCACCAGTGCAGGCTCATTTTGGAGAGCTTGATAACTTTGTTGGCTTTTCAGATGTAACG GCTGCAAAAGCTTTGGAGGAAAAACTCAAGGCATCTGGGCTTCCATACGAAGTGCACATTTATCCAGGCAATGGCCATGCTTTTATGAACAGGTCCCCTGATGCTgtgaagaggaggaagggaaTGGGATTGACTGATGAAGACGAAGATGCAGTGGAGCTGGCATGGTCTCGCTTCCAGACATGGATGAGCCGCTTCCTGTCTCCATGA